CGCGAGGACGTCGGCGATACGCGTTACAGCGGCAGCGAGTTGGTGGTCCGGAAGCTCACTGAGATGGGGGCCGAGATGCGCGTCCACGACCCTTACGTACAGCACTGGTGGGAGCTGGAGGCACAGGACACGTACCCATCGCCCGGCCACAGTTGGGCTCGCTTCTTCCGCAACCAGGAACGCCTCAAGGACATTCGAGTCCAGAAGGATCTTGCCGAGGCCCTCAAGGGGGCCGACGCCGTGATCCTCGCCGTTCGTCACAAGCCGTACCTGGAACTCTCGCCGGATGATGTGGTCCGAATGGCCGGCCGGCCGACCTGCGTCATCGATTGCTTCGGTATTCTCGATGACAACCGGATCCGCCGCTATTTCGAATTAGGTTGCGAGGTGAAAGGTCTGGGTCGAGGTCATGTCAAGCGGATCAAGGACGAAGTGGCCGCTCGACGATGAAGTGACCAACACGGGCGTCCAATGAAGCGTGTTCCTTCGGCAAGCCTGTGGCAACCGCGGGAGATGGGGCGGCGCACGGCGAGTTCCAGCAGGGTTGGGGAGTGAGGTGTTGGCCGCTGAGCGCGTTCGGGTAGTTCCTGGGTATCCGGTGTTCGGGCTGGGCGGCGAGCTCTACGGCGCGGTGCCGCAGTTCGGTCAGGCAGTCGAAGGGGTCGATTTCGTCGCTTTGGCAGGTGTGTATGAGGCTCATGAACAGGTCGCCGACGTGGGCCCCGTGCAGGGTTCTGTAGAACAGGGCGTTTTTTCGATGCAGGATCGCCCGCTTCAGAGTCCGTTCGACAACGTCGTTATCCAGCAGGGCTCCGGGCTGACGCGCGAAGACGGTCAGCTTCTGCCAGTGCT
The genomic region above belongs to Phycisphaerae bacterium and contains:
- a CDS encoding transposase gives rise to the protein MEPNSAPRQAITYLPKHWQKLTVFARQPGALLDNDVVERTLKRAILHRKNALFYRTLHGAHVGDLFMSLIHTCQSDEIDPFDCLTELRHRAVELAAQPEHRIPRNYPNALSGQHLTPQPCWNSPCAAPSPAVATGLPKEHASLDARVGHFIVERPLRP